One Pectobacterium colocasium DNA segment encodes these proteins:
- the aspA gene encoding aspartate ammonia-lyase, giving the protein MSENIRIEEDLLGTREVPADAYYGVHTLRAVENFYISNNKISDIPEFVRGMVMVKKAAALANRELQTIPKKIADVIIRACDEVLNNGKCMDQFPVDVYQGGAGTSVNMNTNEVLANIGLELMGHQKGEYQYLNPNDHLNKCQSTNDAYPTGFRIAVYASVLKLTEAIAKLSDGFERKAKEFEDVLKMGRTQLQDAVPMTLGQEFHAFNVLLQEEIKNLLRTSELLLEVNLGATAIGTRLNTPDGYQQLAVRRLAEVSGLSCVPAEDLIEATSDCGAYVMVHSSLKRLAVKLSKICNDLRLLSSGPRAGMNEINLPELQAGSSIMPAKVNPVVPEVVNQVCFKVIGNDTCVTMASEAGQLQLNVMEPVIGQAMFESTHILTNACYNLLEKCVNGITANKSVCEAYVFNSIGIVTYLNPFIGHHNGDIVGRICAETGKSVREVVLERGLLTEAELDDIFSIQNLMHPAYKAKRYTDENELP; this is encoded by the coding sequence ATGTCAGAAAACATCCGTATTGAAGAAGACCTGTTAGGCACCCGAGAAGTTCCCGCAGACGCGTATTATGGCGTTCATACGCTGCGCGCCGTCGAAAATTTCTATATCAGCAACAATAAAATCAGCGACATTCCCGAGTTCGTACGCGGCATGGTCATGGTGAAGAAAGCCGCAGCATTGGCTAACAGAGAGCTGCAAACCATCCCGAAAAAAATTGCCGACGTTATCATCCGTGCCTGTGATGAAGTGCTGAATAACGGCAAATGCATGGATCAGTTTCCGGTAGATGTCTATCAAGGGGGCGCTGGCACGTCGGTCAATATGAATACCAACGAAGTATTAGCCAATATTGGTCTGGAGCTGATGGGCCACCAGAAAGGCGAGTACCAGTATCTGAACCCCAACGATCATCTGAACAAATGCCAATCCACCAATGATGCCTACCCCACAGGCTTTCGCATCGCGGTCTACGCCTCCGTACTGAAACTGACGGAGGCGATAGCGAAGTTGAGCGATGGCTTCGAGCGTAAAGCCAAAGAGTTTGAAGACGTCCTGAAGATGGGGCGTACCCAGTTGCAGGACGCGGTGCCGATGACGCTCGGGCAGGAATTTCATGCGTTTAACGTGCTGTTGCAGGAAGAAATCAAAAACCTGCTGCGCACGTCGGAATTGCTGCTTGAAGTCAATCTGGGCGCGACCGCGATCGGTACGCGCCTGAATACGCCAGACGGCTACCAGCAACTGGCGGTGCGGCGCCTGGCGGAAGTCAGCGGCCTGTCGTGCGTGCCAGCAGAAGATTTGATCGAAGCGACGTCAGATTGCGGTGCCTATGTGATGGTGCATAGCTCGCTGAAGCGTCTGGCCGTGAAGCTGTCGAAGATCTGTAATGACCTGCGTTTGCTCTCTTCCGGCCCCCGCGCTGGCATGAATGAAATCAACCTGCCAGAGCTACAGGCGGGTTCCTCCATCATGCCCGCCAAGGTTAACCCGGTCGTGCCGGAAGTCGTCAATCAGGTGTGCTTCAAGGTCATCGGTAACGATACCTGCGTCACCATGGCCTCGGAAGCGGGACAATTACAGTTAAACGTGATGGAGCCGGTCATCGGTCAGGCGATGTTTGAATCGACCCACATTCTGACCAACGCCTGCTACAACCTGCTGGAGAAATGCGTCAACGGCATCACCGCCAATAAGAGCGTGTGCGAAGCCTATGTCTTCAATTCCATTGGCATTGTGACGTACCTGAACCCGTTCATCGGCCACCATAACGGCGATATCGTCGGCAGAATCTGCGCGGAAACGGGGAAAAGCGTGCGCGAAGTCGTACTGGAACGCGGCCTGCTGACCGAAGCCGAGCTGGATGACATTTTCTCCATCCAGAACCTGATGCATCCGGCGTACAAAGCCAAACGCTACACCGACGAAAACGAGCTTCCCTAA
- a CDS encoding FxsA family protein, producing MRWLPLLLIFLLAYIEISLFIQVAEVLGVAMTLLLVVFTSCVGVSLVRNQGMKTLVQMQQKMAAGESPAAEMVKSVSLVLAGFLLLIPGFLTDFLGLLLLLPPVQKSLTLKLMPHLHIWRSGSDASSSSGGNTFEGEYQRKDGGSANIEHRDDR from the coding sequence GTGCGCTGGTTACCGTTATTACTTATTTTTCTTTTGGCTTACATCGAGATATCGCTGTTTATTCAGGTGGCGGAAGTGCTGGGTGTTGCCATGACTCTGCTGCTGGTGGTCTTCACGTCTTGTGTGGGCGTCTCGCTGGTGCGCAATCAGGGGATGAAAACACTGGTGCAGATGCAGCAGAAAATGGCAGCCGGTGAAAGCCCGGCGGCTGAAATGGTAAAAAGCGTGTCACTGGTTCTGGCAGGCTTCTTGCTCCTGATTCCGGGTTTTCTGACTGACTTTCTGGGGCTGTTGCTTCTACTACCACCCGTGCAAAAAAGCCTGACGCTCAAACTGATGCCTCACCTACATATCTGGCGTTCTGGCTCCGACGCGTCGTCGTCTTCTGGTGGTAACACCTTTGAGGGTGAATACCAGCGCAAGGATGGCGGGAGCGCAAATATTGAACATCGTGACGACCGTTAA
- a CDS encoding co-chaperone GroES, producing the protein MNIRPLHDRVIVKRKEVESKSAGGIVLTGSAAGKSTRGEVLAVGHGRILENGEVKPLDVKVGDIVIFNDGYGVKAEKIDNEEVLIMSESDILAIVEA; encoded by the coding sequence ATGAATATTCGTCCATTGCATGACCGCGTGATCGTCAAGCGCAAAGAAGTCGAGTCAAAATCTGCTGGCGGTATCGTACTGACTGGTTCCGCTGCTGGTAAATCTACCCGCGGTGAAGTTCTGGCCGTAGGTCACGGACGTATCCTGGAAAATGGCGAAGTGAAGCCGCTGGATGTGAAAGTTGGCGACATCGTTATTTTCAATGATGGCTATGGCGTGAAGGCAGAGAAGATCGATAACGAAGAAGTGTTGATCATGTCTGAAAGCGACATTCTGGCAATTGTTGAAGCGTAA